Genomic window (Flavobacterium oreochromis):
GTAAGTGTCGTGGATCAAGGGTTCACCTATTTGAGTTTGATGCTGGAAAATAAGGCTGATTTTGTATTAACCTATAATGAAACCTTGAACAAAAACTTACACAGCAGTACGGTAGATTGGTCGCAAACTCGCGTTGTGTTTGTTTCGCCTAGTTTTACCGAGAATCAACGTTTAGCAACAAACTTTAAAGATATTGCAATCGAGTTATGGGAAATCAAGCGTTTTGAAAACGACATTATCAGTATCAACCCGATCAAGAAAACCAGAGCTGCGGAAAGCATTAAACCTGTAACCAAACAAAACGATAAAATTAAATCGGTTACAGCTGAAATCAAAGTCTATACCGAGGAAGACCATTTGAATGGCGCAATAGATGAAATAGTAGAATTATATGAAACCTATAAAAATGCTATTTTAAATTTATTTGATGATATAGAAATTGTACCTAAAAAACTCTATATCGCCTTCAAAAAAGATAAAAACATCACTGACATAGTTTTGTTAAAAAAAGGGTTGAAATTATTTATCAATCTTAAAAAGGACAATTAGATGATCCTAAAGGGATAACTAAGGATGTTTCTGAAACAGGACATTGGGGCAATGGTGATTATGAACTAGTTGTTTCTGATACTTCGAATTTGGAATATATCATGAGTTTGATAAAACAAGTTTTAAAATAATAAAAGCAATGAAAATCCTCAATCGTTCCGCAATAACAGTTAGTGCAAAACAACCTTTTGTAGACTGGGCTAATGCATTAACACCTGAGTTACTTATGGAGGTTGACATTTTAGGAGAATCACACACCTATCTTACCAATCCGGATTTTGATAATGCAGAAGCACACTTAAAAAAATATTTCAAACAAGTATTTGAAGAAGAATTAGAAAGCGTTTTGACAAATCAAGAAGACTGGCCTCAAAAAAGAGATATAAAGACTTTTTATGAATGGTTTGATGTTGAGGTTAGTGATTGGGTTCAAGATTTAAGTAAGAAAAGTTTATTTAACCTATTATGACAGCGAAAGACCCTGATAAGGTACTTTATTCAGCAATTTTGAGATAA
Coding sequences:
- a CDS encoding DUF5655 domain-containing protein, with translation MNLYQINKLQLQTLTEKPFKLEREIQNLFEQNLTLLTGLEFVKSEFTIKGKRIDTLAYDAQSEAFIIIEYKREKNVSVVDQGFTYLSLMLENKADFVLTYNETLNKNLHSSTVDWSQTRVVFVSPSFTENQRLATNFKDIAIELWEIKRFENDIISINPIKKTRAAESIKPVTKQNDKIKSVTAEIKVYTEEDHLNGAIDEIVELYETYKNAILNLFDDIEIVPKKLYIAFKKDKNITDIVLLKKGLKLFINLKKDN